The following coding sequences are from one Augochlora pura isolate Apur16 chromosome 6, APUR_v2.2.1, whole genome shotgun sequence window:
- the LOC144470967 gene encoding LOW QUALITY PROTEIN: uncharacterized protein LOC144470967 (The sequence of the model RefSeq protein was modified relative to this genomic sequence to represent the inferred CDS: substituted 3 bases at 3 genomic stop codons): protein MDRKISRLLLSWTIVNTQLRQKIGHVCTKMDTFQETSVTIESEEKETAWTPDLIGPIFKKPTVGLREVLLTHRMDKCVRTLATFVPDELIYEADISRKNFRKFNVVIAMIDVSRLFSLYRKYKNAENGGSYALVEMLNVFISLIVEEVYHSGGDVYKFSLDGIVVLWRVKRNSFFASTVYNVILHAQRIQAVVEAVKEKTFGSKIDVIVSAGEVIFSVIGDDTARDYVIGGLPVVELKFARRICLPGDLVLCSSAWEHCAPSQYEYVIKDSSNVKIIRVLGEPRAMSMMKAKQSQTKSSATNRSGKQESSFLSEEMDMEDSDLDELGAASSYSNRSRLTTIISSRIPAARISVIEALKQRLGVQLETYIPKPVLEQIKREASLDHLTEVRRVTVMVVNVIPNRCTVYELISLTDEIFSILLKVATKYSGHVSVNIYSKDLLFHIVYGMRGYGEDIDEKTARSGVLSAQLILDDTKRVGGIKSVFIGISTGMAFCGVIGHCVRKQYMVIGDPMYKAMSLMALSFGKACCDYDTVMHSYVKLERFKSRGTKMLKGYGKTQVYEIVEMQKMSKEYRANIDYVYPILGRAKELEYFKDILDDIGVPGKSYAGMLIEVXCCHXYRLDXNGFSRFGKSRLLDAFAMIAQNRQLTLLKLTLRESFVDKEFSVLYQLLLQLFRATNCTAMEDRERLVSNRVGALISPKNLCYLNPVMKVHFPLTKEYCKLTDWERHTKTIDIFNTMLQKIGENICILLDDVQNMDVLSWKFLSAAMDNDNVIIAMTLLEPISWDNLTQVESGICQDKRLLIKSLQEFGREYITAFACQFLNVLAIPKFLDRRTQSRLMDRRESKRNVLMLTNGTNDGEKKSRENAIIRRISLLPSFDDNEEEDGERPSVSNSMQARISNGSKKFQIDWENRLKHLGHLDYRNCRCVDAIDYLYWRLLFHLQHSQDLEKLTNFMLDYSAGLIATGQPIFATKFLSDTTMEIKYTKAREQLNVVLINEAISKEITLLLIGDAYVSYGNYGQARRHYKEALNMRSVTRHRDKSACYGVWKEKLRYKFWGLPNYLINRVSGHAAMKKLELAICLQRLSLAMMLEQDTKSAKSMIIQSFDIAFRMVGGFQEKGVVFLTAVKIFRKDYKYVRSLEKPMMQVILDKTSWQSMAELIILAEAYRVFFESSFLNGELKKCMETGINLLKICSFFHYNKVKIVVLPTLIEVMLWTKNLNAAMDLLEELYFISQEDVDRSAVTWYYALCLEMLLDGGIFVESYDTCYNYYLNFTRYKKNADVARDPQSLTRLTTCVIIWQLRMSVPVTEEYLLNIDEYIKDIQYYNHSQIQNCIKGLECYLLILIQRINIKKSHDVVDRLQNATTLVKTIQRLQKKAAFVRPFLNLFQGYMFHMRGRKSTALTCLQRANKWAIIQENQMVQASVQQNKRTWQQNYNNMALYWVESLSRKGEISWQEIHNFDVDTWSTIMFPLPIPAFAI, encoded by the exons ATGG ATCGCAAGATATCGCGATTGCTTTTGTCATGGACCATAGTGAACACGCAGCTCCGACAAAAGATCGGCCACGTGTGTACGAAAATGGATACTTTTCAAGAGACTTCGGTTACGATCGAGTCGGAAGAGAAGGAAACAGCGTGGACACCTGACCTGATCGGTCCCATTTTCAAAAAACCCACCGTTGGTTTGAGAGAG GTGCTGCTTACTCATCGAATGGATAAGTGTGTTCGAACTTTGGCGACCTTCGTCCCTGACGAGTTGATCTACGAGGCCGACATCTCTCGCAAGAACTTCCGTAAGTTCAACGTAGTAATAGCAATGATCGACGTTTCTCGGCTCTTCAGTCTCTACCGGAAGTATAAGAACGCCGAGAACGGCGGAAGCTACGCTTTGGTAGAGATGCTGAACGTCTTCATCAGCCTCATCGTCGAGGAAGTGTATCACAGCGGCGGGGATGTCTACAAGTTCTCTC TAGACGGTATAGTGGTTTTGTGGAGGGTCAAGAGGAACAGCTTCTTCGCGAGTACCGTGTACAACGTCATCTTGCACGCGCAAAGGATTCAGGCAGTGGTCGAGGCGGTCAAAGAAAAAACTTTCGGTTCGAAAA TCGACGTGATAGTCTCGGCAGGCGAAGTGATATTCTCCGTAATCGGCGACGATACGGCGAGAGATTACGTGATTGGTGGCTTACCGGTGGTAGAGTTGAAGTTCGCGAGAAGGATATGCCTTCCTGGAGATTTAGTTCTATGCTCGAGCGCGTGGGAGCATTGCGCGCCAAGTCAATACGAGTATGTGATCAAAGATTCAAGCAATGTCAag ATCATCAGAGTACTCGGAGAACCGAGGGCCATGTCTATGATGAAAGCAAAACAATCTCAAACGAAATCGAGTGCCACGAATCGTTCAGGCAAACAGGAGTCGTCGTTTCTTTCGGAAGAGATGGACATGGAAGACAGTGATTTAGACGAACTCGGAGCAGCTTCCAGCTACTCTAACAGATCTCGTCTGACGACCATCATATCGAGTCGTATTCCAG cGGCCAGGATCTCGGTAATCGAGGCGCTGAAGCAACGTCTAGGTGTGCAGTTGGAAACGTACATACCTAAGCCGGTGTTGGAGCAG ATCAAACGCGAAGCTTCCTTGGATCATCTTACGGAAGTGAGACGAGTCACCGTGATGGTTGTGAACGTGATACCGAACAGGTGTACCGTGTATGAACTGATTTCGCTGACCGACGAGATCTTCtcgatattattaaa GGTGGCTACCAAGTACTCGGGACACGTCAGCGTAAACATCTACAGCAAAGACCTTCTTTTCCACATCGTTTACGGGATGAGAGGATACGGGGAGGACATCGACGAGAAGACCGCGAGAAGTGGAGTGCTATCTGCCCAGCTGATCCTGGACGATACGAAACGCGTGGGCGGCATCAAGTCTGTCTTCATTGGCATTTCAACTG GGATGGCGTTTTGCGGAGTCATCGGGCACTGCGTCAGAAAGCAGTATATGGTCATCGGCGATCCGATGTACAAGGCTATGTCGTTGATGGCATTGTCTTTCGGCAAG GCATGCTGCGATTACGACACAGTAATGCACAGCTACGTGAAGTTGGAAAGATTCAAATCGCGGGGTACAAAGATGCTCAAAGGATACGGCAAAACTCAAGTCTACGAGATCGTCGAAATGCAAAA AATGTCCAAGGAATATCGCGCGAACATCGATTATGTCTATCCGATCCTCGGCCGAGCGAAAGAGTTAGAGTACTTCAAGGATATCTTAGACGATATTGGGGTGCCGGGGAAGAGTTACGCGGGGATGCTCATCGAGGTTTGATGCTGTCATTGATATCGTTTAGATTGAAATGGTTTCAGT AGGTTTGGTAAGTCGAGGCTGCTCGACGCGTTCGCCATGATCGCTCAAAATCGGCAATTGACCCTACTGAAGCTCACGTTGCGCGAGTCCTTCGTGGACAAAGAGTTTTCGGTATTGTACCAACTGCTTCTCCAG TTGTTCCGCGCGACAAACTGCACCGCGATGGAAGACCGCGAGAGGCTCGTGTCGAACAGAGTGGGAGCCCTGATATCTCCCAAAAATCTGTGCTACCTGAATCCTGTGATGAAGGTTCATTTCCCCCTCACGAAAGAGTATTGCAAGTTGACCGATTGGGAACGTCACACGAAGACCATCGACATTTTCAATACCATGTTGCAGAAG ATCGGGGAAAATATCTGCATACTACTCGACGACGTGCAGAACATGGACGTACTATCCTGGAAGTTTCTCTCCGCCGCCATGGACAATGATAACGTGATCATAGCGATGACGCTGCTGGAGCCCATCTCCTGGGACAATCTGACCCAGGTGGAGAGCGGCATTTGCCAGGACAAGAGGCTGTTGATCAAATCGTTGCAGGAGTTCGGCAGAGAATACATCACAGCGTTCGCCTGTCAGTTCTTGAACGTTCTCGCGATCCCGAAATTTCTCGACAG GAGAACGCAAAGTCGCCTGATGGACAGACGGGAGTCGAAGCGGAACGTTCTGATGCTCACCAACGGGACGAACGATGGGGAAAAGAAGAGCCGAGAGAATGCAATTATTCGCAGGATCTCGTTGCTGCCTTCTTTCGACGACAACGAGGAGGAGGATGGCGAGCGTCCGTCAGTTTCGAATTCGATGCAAGCACGAATATCGAATGGTTCTAAGAAGTTTCAAATCGACTGGGAAAATCGGCTGAAACACTTGGGCCACCTGGACTATCGCAATTGCCGGTGCGTCGACGCGATCGACTATCTCTACTGGCGGCTCCTTTTCCATCTTCAGCATAGCC AGGATCTCGAGAAGCTGACGAATTTCATGCTGGATTACAGTGCCGGCTTAATAGCGACGGGACAGCCGATCTTCGCGACCAAGTTCCTCTCGGACACCACCATGGAGATCAAGTACACTAAGGCGAGGGAGCAGCTGAACGTTGTCCTCATTAACGAGGCCATCAGCAAAGAGATTACGCTTCTTCTGATAG GCGACGCGTATGTTTCTTATGGAAACTACGGACAAGCGAGAAGGCACTACAAGGAAGCGTTAAATATGCGAAGCGTTACCCGGCACCGTGACAAGTCTGCCTGTTACGGTGTGTGGAAGGAAAAGCTGCGATATAAATTTTGGGGCTTACCCAATTACCTTATTAATCGTGTAAGCGGTCACGCGGCGAtgaaaaaattggaattagCGATCTGCCTGCAACGATTGTCCCTCGCGATGATG CTTGAACAGGATACGAAATCCGCAAAGTCGATGATCATCCAGAGCTTCGACATCGCTTTCCGCATGGTCGGAGGCTTTCAGGAGAAGGGGGTAGTCTTCCTGACCGCGGTAAAAATCTTTCGAAAGGATTACAAGTACGTGCGATCTTTGGAGAAGCCGATGATGCAAGTCATTTTGGATAAAACTAGTTGGCAGTCGATGGCGGAGTTGATCATCTTGGCGGAAGCGTATCGCGTGTTCTTCGAGAGCAG TTTTCTGAACGGCGAATTGAAAAAGTGTATGGAGACTGGAATCAATCTGTTGAAAATATGCAGCTTCTTTCATTACAACAAAGTGAAGATCGTCGTGCTTCCCACTCTGATAGAAGTTATG TTGTGGACTAAAAATTTGAACGCAGCAATGGATTTGCTGGAGGAACTCTATTTTATATCGCAAGAGGATGTCGATCGATCTGCAGTCACCTGGTACTATGCCCTGTGTTTGGAAATGCTGCTCGATGGTGGGATCTTCGTAGAGTCGTACGATACTTGTTacaactattatttaaattttacgc GTTACAAGAAGAACGCCGACGTTGCTCGGGATCCGCAGAGTTTAACGCGTCTGACTACTTGTGTGATCATCTGGCAGCTGAGGAT GAGTGTACCGGTCACAGAGGAATACTTGTTGAACATCGACGAATACATCAAAGACATACAGTATTATAATCACTCGCAAATCCAGAACTGCATAAAG GGCTTGGAGTGTTATCTGCTGATACTGATCCAACGGATCAACATCAAGAAATCACACGACGTGGTAGATAGGTTGCAGAACGCAACCACGTTGGTGAAAACGATTCAGCGGCTACAGAAAAAGGCTGCGTTCGTCAGGCCGTTTCTGAACCTGTTCCAGGGCTACATGTTCCACATGCGGGGCCGGAAGTCCACGGCTCTGACGTGTTTGCAGCGAGCGAATAAATGGGCGATAATACAGGAGAACCAAATGGTGCAGGCTTCGGTGCAGCAGAATAAACGG ACGTGGCAGcagaattacaataatatggCGCTGTACTGGGTCGAGTCCTTGAGCAGAAAGGGCGAGATAAGCTGGCAGGAGATCCACAACTTCGACGTGGACACTTGGTCGACGATCATGTTTCCTCTCCCGATCCCGGCTTTTGCTATTTAA